The proteins below come from a single Antennarius striatus isolate MH-2024 chromosome 18, ASM4005453v1, whole genome shotgun sequence genomic window:
- the abhd3 gene encoding phospholipase ABHD3: MISLDFNFNILTRDLSHYLENQVKVGLFGSGVGLSLVLGFSAAYTCYYLISVAKKPQLISGGKKFYQFLREQCPVVSETYYPTFWCWESRIQTLLRPFVTAKPGVIYRNELIKAADGGQISLDWFDNDSSFSHPDPTSRPTVLLLPGLTGTSRESYILHMVQQSRDLGYRCVVFNNRGVSGEMLLTPRTYCAANTEDLETVIEHIHRTNEAAPIMAAGVSMGGMMLANYLGRKGRETCLKGVVVFSAGWDVFECTASLEKPLDRFLFNSYLTSCLQASVHRHRPVLEKCYDIDHVMKAKTIREFDERFTSIMFGYPSNDDYYHDASPVHRLKSVQVPMLCLNAADDVFSPSHAIPVEAVKQNPNLALLITCHGGHIGFLEGLWPRQSTYMDRVFKQFAEAVIEQGNSLQDLSC; the protein is encoded by the exons ATGATCTCGCTGGACTTTAATTTCAACATTTTGACAAGAGATCTGTCACATTATCTAGAAAATCAGGTGAAAGTTGGGCTGTTCGGTTCTGGTGTTGGACTGTCTCTGGTACTGGGCTTTAGCGCAGCGTACACCTGCTACTATTTGATTTCAGTTGCCAAG AAGCCACAGCTCATCTCAGGGGGTAAGAAGTTCTACCAGTTTCTGAGAGAGCAATGTCCAGTGGTATCAGAAACATACTACCCCACCTTTTGGTGCTGGGAGAGTCGCATCCAGACCCTGCTTAGACCCTTTGTCACAGCTAAACCTGGTGTCATCTACAGAAA TGAGCTCATTAAGGCCGCAGATGGAGGGCAGATCTCTTTGGATTGGTTTGACAACGACAGCAGCTTCTCTCATCCTGACCCCACCTCCAGGCCCACAGTCCTACTTCTCCCTGGTCTGACCGGCACCAGCCGAGAGTCCTACATCCTGCACATGGTCCAGCAGAGCCGGGATCTGGGCTATAG ATGTGTGGTTTTTAACAACAGAGGAGTGTCTGGCGAAATGCTTCTG ACCCCTAGGACATATTGTGCAGCCAACACAGAGGACCTGGAGACTGTTATTGAGCACATCCACAGGACAAATGAAGCTGCTCCAATCATGGCTGCTGGAGTATCAATGGGCGG AATGATGCTGGCTAATTACTTGGGGCGTAAAGGCCGGGAAACCTGTCTGAAAGGGGTCGtggtcttctctgcaggctggGATGTGTTTGAGTGCACCGCTTCCCTAGAAAAACCCCTGGACCGCTTTCTCTTCAATTCATACCTCACCAGCTGCCTACAAGCCTCTGTGCACAG ACACAGACCGGTGCTTGAAAAGTGTTACGACATTGATCACGTCATGAAG GCAAAGACCATCCGAGAGTTTGATGAGAGGTTCACCTCCATAATGTTTGGCTACCCCTCCAATGATGACTATTACCATGATGCCAGTCCTGTCCACAGGCTGAAATCTGTGCAGGTGCCAATGTTGTGCCTGAATGCTGCTGATGATGTCTTTTCCCCTTCGCATG CAATTCCAGTAGAAGCAGTGAAGCAGAATCCCAACCTAGCCCTACTCATCACCTGTCATGGAGGCCATATTGGTTTCCTCGAGGGCCTGTGGCCTCGGCAGAGCACCTACATGGATCGAGTCTTCAAGCAGTTTGCTGAGGCGGTCATCGAACAAGGCAACAGTCTCCAAGATCTCTCCTGTTAA